In Bacteroidales bacterium, a genomic segment contains:
- the ruvC gene encoding crossover junction endodeoxyribonuclease RuvC yields MIILGIDPGSTIMGYGVIRIERNQPDLLLMGTLDQRKVCDHYEKIARIFDRTVQLIKEYKPEAMAIESPFYGNNVQSMLKLGRAQGAAISAALHHNVAVFEYAPRKIKQSITGHGEASKEQIANLLQFILKTKLQPDSLDATDAVAAALCHHYEMCNPVKASGSKNWEDFIKNNPGRISGR; encoded by the coding sequence ATGATTATACTGGGTATTGATCCGGGCAGCACCATAATGGGATATGGTGTGATCCGTATTGAACGCAATCAGCCGGATCTTCTTCTGATGGGAACTCTCGATCAGAGAAAGGTTTGCGATCATTACGAAAAAATTGCCCGTATTTTTGATCGTACCGTTCAGCTCATTAAGGAATACAAGCCCGAAGCTATGGCGATTGAATCGCCATTTTACGGGAATAACGTACAGTCGATGCTGAAACTTGGCCGTGCCCAGGGCGCAGCTATTTCAGCCGCGCTTCACCACAATGTAGCTGTATTTGAATATGCCCCGCGAAAGATCAAACAGTCAATTACCGGCCATGGGGAAGCTTCAAAAGAACAAATTGCCAACCTGCTGCAGTTTATACTGAAAACAAAATTGCAGCCGGATAGCCTGGATGCTACGGATGCTGTGGCTGCCGCATTATGCCATCATTACGAGATGTGCAACCCGGTAAAAGCCTCCGGCTCTAAAAATTGGGAAGATTTTATTAAGAATAACCCGGGAAGGATCAGCGGTAGATGA
- a CDS encoding HIT family protein has protein sequence MATIFSRIVNGEIPSYKIAEDDRYYAFLDINPLAEGHTLVIPKQETDYLFDLEDNLLAGMMVFAKKIATAIDKVIPCKRVGVAVIGLEVPHAHIHLIPINNIHDTEFSRPKLKLTPEQFSAIAEKIKSAL, from the coding sequence ATGGCTACAATCTTTTCGCGCATTGTAAATGGAGAAATTCCTTCCTATAAGATTGCCGAAGACGACAGGTATTATGCTTTCCTGGATATAAACCCGCTTGCAGAAGGGCATACTCTTGTTATTCCCAAACAGGAAACGGATTACCTGTTTGACCTGGAAGATAATTTGTTGGCCGGTATGATGGTATTTGCAAAAAAGATTGCTACAGCCATTGATAAGGTCATTCCCTGCAAAAGAGTAGGGGTGGCTGTCATTGGCCTCGAGGTTCCGCATGCCCATATTCATCTCATTCCTATCAATAATATTCATGATACGGAGTTCAGCAGGCCCAAGCTGAAGCTCACGCCGGAACAGTTTAGCGCGATTGCTGAAAAGATTAAATCGGCGTTGTGA
- the greA gene encoding transcription elongation factor GreA, with translation MTKVSYITEEGLQKLKDELDHLVSIERPSISKQIAEARDKGDLSENAEYEAAKEAQGMLEMKISKLKDAIANSRVIDGSKLDTERIQILNTIKIRNTTNNTTMKYTIVSDTEADLKQGKIAVSTPIARGLIGKKVGDHVEIRVPSGVIPFEIIEILR, from the coding sequence ATGACAAAAGTTTCATATATCACAGAAGAAGGTCTGCAAAAATTGAAAGATGAACTGGATCATCTTGTAAGTATTGAAAGACCATCCATATCCAAGCAGATTGCTGAAGCCAGGGATAAGGGCGATCTGTCGGAAAATGCAGAATATGAAGCAGCCAAAGAAGCACAGGGCATGCTTGAGATGAAAATTTCAAAGCTTAAGGATGCCATTGCCAATTCAAGGGTCATCGACGGTTCAAAGCTTGATACTGAACGAATTCAGATACTGAACACAATAAAAATTCGTAACACTACGAATAATACTACGATGAAGTACACTATTGTGTCCGACACTGAGGCCGACCTTAAGCAGGGGAAAATTGCCGTAAGTACGCCTATTGCGCGGGGACTTATTGGTAAAAAGGTGGGCGACCATGTTGAGATCAGGGTGCCTTCGGGAGTCATTCCTTTTGAGATAATCGAAATCCTCCGATAA
- a CDS encoding S41 family peptidase, producing MKFRSASVYLPIIIALSLVAGILLGRYYSGNNTENKFIIIPKANKLDNVINYIENEYVDDVSKNDLIEHALPRILEDLDPHSQYIPAVELQKVNEPLEGNFSGIGIQFNMLNDTLVVIQTVANGPSQKVGILAGDRIIKVNGKIVAGQNIPSDSIVSKLRGPRGTSVHVDISRRTVNDLIGFDILRDNIPLYSVDVAYMIKNDIGYIKLNKFSATTDQEFVSAINKLRTQGLKKLILDLRENGGGFMTAAIFIADQFLKGNEMIVYTQGKARNKQEYLSTPGGLCNDLKLAVMIDEGSASASEILAGAIQDNDRGTIVGRRSFGKGLVQEQIPLFDGSALRLTIARYYTPSGRSIQRPYNHNLQEYYGELNTRYLNGEMENADSNKFNDSLKYTTAGGRTVYGGGGIMPDIFVPLDTLGISAYFVNVRNKGLIYRYSLKYADENRASLSKLTTPEDFVKALNKENVLRKFVAFASKEGVKEVPRDIRTSEDILKVQLYAYIARNFLDNDGFFPIIQDIDKTLLKTVDVLSEAN from the coding sequence ATGAAATTCAGAAGCGCATCAGTTTATCTGCCCATCATCATAGCACTTTCGCTGGTTGCAGGAATTCTGCTCGGACGGTATTACAGCGGCAATAATACTGAAAATAAATTCATTATTATTCCCAAAGCCAATAAGCTCGACAATGTGATCAACTATATCGAAAATGAGTACGTGGATGACGTTTCTAAAAACGACCTGATAGAACATGCTCTTCCCAGGATTCTCGAAGATCTTGATCCTCATTCACAATATATTCCGGCTGTGGAGTTGCAGAAGGTGAATGAACCTCTTGAAGGGAATTTCAGCGGAATCGGCATTCAGTTTAATATGCTGAATGACACTCTTGTTGTGATTCAGACAGTCGCTAACGGGCCATCACAAAAGGTTGGCATACTTGCCGGCGACCGTATTATAAAAGTGAACGGAAAAATAGTTGCCGGTCAGAATATTCCCAGCGACAGCATTGTAAGCAAATTACGGGGTCCGCGTGGAACCTCCGTTCATGTTGATATCAGCCGCCGTACGGTTAATGATCTTATTGGTTTTGACATATTACGCGACAACATTCCCCTTTACAGTGTTGATGTGGCCTACATGATAAAAAATGATATCGGATATATCAAACTCAACAAGTTTTCCGCTACAACCGACCAGGAGTTCGTTTCTGCTATAAACAAACTCAGAACGCAGGGCCTTAAAAAGCTTATCCTTGATTTGAGGGAAAACGGGGGAGGTTTTATGACCGCTGCCATATTTATTGCCGACCAGTTCCTGAAAGGAAATGAAATGATTGTTTATACCCAGGGAAAGGCAAGGAACAAACAGGAATACCTGAGCACCCCGGGAGGTTTGTGCAATGACCTCAAACTTGCCGTTATGATTGATGAGGGCTCAGCTTCAGCCAGCGAGATCCTCGCAGGCGCCATTCAGGATAATGACAGGGGTACTATTGTCGGTCGCCGGTCTTTCGGTAAGGGCCTTGTACAGGAACAAATCCCGTTATTCGACGGATCCGCTTTAAGACTAACGATTGCCAGGTATTATACACCAAGCGGCCGAAGCATTCAAAGACCCTATAACCATAATCTGCAGGAATATTACGGGGAATTGAATACAAGGTATCTAAACGGCGAAATGGAAAACGCTGACAGCAATAAATTCAACGATTCGCTTAAGTATACAACTGCAGGAGGAAGAACAGTTTATGGCGGAGGCGGTATTATGCCCGATATTTTTGTCCCCCTGGATACTCTTGGTATATCTGCTTATTTTGTGAATGTGAGAAACAAAGGATTGATTTACAGGTATTCGTTGAAATATGCCGATGAAAACAGGGCGAGTCTTTCAAAACTTACCACTCCGGAAGATTTTGTAAAGGCACTGAATAAAGAGAACGTCCTCAGGAAATTTGTCGCTTTTGCGTCAAAAGAAGGAGTGAAAGAAGTCCCCAGAGATATCCGTACATCTGAGGACATCTTAAAAGTGCAGTTATACGCCTATATTGCACGCAATTTCCTTGACAATGACGGATTTTTCCCGATCATCCAGGACATTGATAAAACTCTTTTAAAGACGGTTGATGTGTTATCGGAAGCAAACTGA
- a CDS encoding dCMP deaminase family protein translates to MKKYDAVHPYGDKQLLFDQRYLEMARIWAKNSYCKRRQVGALIVKERMIISDGFNGTPAGFENVCEDENNKTKPYVLHAEANAITKVAKSNNSSDGATLYITTSPCMECAKLIIQAGIRRVVYCDSYHTPDGIQLLEKAGIEVVYIEF, encoded by the coding sequence ATGAAGAAATATGATGCCGTTCATCCCTACGGGGATAAGCAATTATTATTTGACCAGCGATATCTTGAAATGGCCCGCATCTGGGCTAAGAATTCATATTGCAAACGCAGGCAGGTAGGCGCTCTTATTGTTAAGGAGCGGATGATTATTTCAGATGGTTTTAACGGAACTCCTGCCGGTTTTGAAAATGTTTGCGAGGATGAGAACAATAAAACCAAACCGTATGTTCTTCATGCCGAAGCGAATGCAATTACAAAAGTTGCCAAGTCAAATAACAGCAGCGATGGCGCAACATTATACATTACTACTTCTCCCTGTATGGAATGTGCAAAGCTTATCATACAAGCCGGTATCAGGAGGGTTGTGTATTGCGACAGCTATCATACACCGGATGGCATTCAGCTGCTTGAAAAAGCTGGTATTGAAGTAGTTTATATTGAGTTTTAA
- a CDS encoding head GIN domain-containing protein, giving the protein MKNSITQKAGLVTLATGCLIMLSCVTNVLTGQTVKETRDVGSFTGVTLAFSGNVYITQGSPAKVVIEADQNTMDKIETEIHGSNLVLKTRDGYWRNLGKINAYITMPDVSNLSVTGSGDLICESPLKTNDVELFVSGSGSVRISSLSGREVTANITGSGDIVVAGNTGADGEMDATITGSGSIKAEGIPVSEATVHITGSGSAAVNVTKELETSITGSGSVNYKGNPLVNASATGSGRTRSIN; this is encoded by the coding sequence ATGAAAAATTCAATAACTCAGAAAGCAGGCCTGGTTACCCTGGCAACCGGTTGCCTCATCATGTTATCATGTGTTACCAATGTACTTACCGGGCAGACGGTTAAGGAAACCCGTGATGTAGGTAGTTTTACCGGCGTTACACTCGCTTTTTCAGGCAATGTGTATATCACACAGGGAAGTCCGGCCAAAGTTGTAATTGAAGCCGACCAGAATACGATGGATAAGATAGAAACTGAAATCCACGGGTCAAACCTGGTTCTTAAAACGCGTGACGGATACTGGCGTAACCTTGGCAAAATCAATGCCTATATTACAATGCCCGATGTAAGCAATCTCTCGGTTACCGGATCAGGTGACCTCATTTGTGAGTCGCCATTAAAAACAAATGATGTTGAATTGTTTGTCAGCGGCAGTGGCTCGGTGAGGATAAGCAGCCTGTCAGGCCGTGAGGTAACTGCTAACATTACAGGTTCAGGCGATATAGTTGTGGCCGGGAATACAGGAGCCGATGGTGAAATGGACGCCACAATCACCGGATCAGGCAGCATTAAAGCCGAAGGGATTCCGGTAAGCGAGGCTACGGTTCATATTACAGGATCAGGTTCAGCTGCGGTTAATGTAACCAAGGAACTTGAAACCAGTATAACCGGAAGCGGAAGCGTTAATTACAAGGGCAATCCACTTGTCAACGCCTCAGCTACCGGTTCGGGAAGAACAAGATCAATCAATTAG
- a CDS encoding cupin domain-containing protein — protein sequence METSKVFSLVSAVEYSPESTVSRMIIKKQTGNITLFAFDAGQSLSEHSAPFDAFVQVVDGKGIITIDRKDYELSAGECIVMPANIPHAVKAVEKFRMMLVMIRGN from the coding sequence ATGGAAACGTCAAAAGTATTTTCACTTGTATCGGCTGTTGAATATTCACCCGAATCAACGGTGAGCCGGATGATAATAAAAAAGCAAACAGGGAATATTACCCTGTTTGCTTTTGATGCCGGTCAGAGCCTTAGTGAGCACAGTGCACCGTTTGATGCATTTGTCCAGGTTGTCGATGGAAAAGGTATAATAACAATCGACAGGAAGGATTACGAGCTTTCAGCCGGCGAATGTATTGTTATGCCTGCCAATATTCCTCACGCCGTGAAGGCAGTTGAAAAGTTCAGGATGATGCTGGTAATGATCAGGGGAAACTAA
- the hcp gene encoding hydroxylamine reductase, whose amino-acid sequence MGMFCYQCQEAAKGTGCQIKGVCGKSDDLSNLQDLLLFVMKGISWYSLKLKSKGIIEKEADIFVMKGLFATITNANWDKPLFIERIRKGLALRDQLKNRLQQTDAAALNDAPECALWFADDQVAYETKAAFVGYLSIENEDTRSLRALIIFGLKGMAAYAEHAYNLGLEDENVYLFMHKALVATTDDSLSADDLLKLVNETGQYGVTVMAMLDKANTSRYGNPEMTKVNIGVRNNPGILVSGHDLRDLEDLLEQTVNTGVDVYTHSEMLPAHYYPFFKKYAHFAGNYGNAWWKQREEFQSFNGPVLFTTNCLVSPLPGASYYDRVYTTGEAGFEGFPHIADRINGNPKDFSNLIEHAKQCQPPVAIENGYITGGFAHAQVFALADKVVEAVKTGAIKKFLVMAGCDGRMKSREYYTGFAEALPGDTVILTAGCAKYRYNKLNLGDINGIPRILDAGQCNDSYSLAVVALKLKEIFALNDINDLPIEYNIAWYEQKAVIVLLALLYLGVRKIHLGPTLPAFLSPNVARIITEKFGVSGIETVESDIEKMVGCTV is encoded by the coding sequence ATGGGAATGTTTTGCTATCAATGCCAGGAAGCCGCGAAAGGAACCGGCTGTCAGATTAAAGGTGTATGCGGAAAGTCGGATGATCTTTCCAACCTCCAGGATCTTTTGCTTTTCGTGATGAAAGGAATATCCTGGTATTCACTTAAGTTAAAATCAAAAGGAATCATTGAAAAAGAAGCTGATATTTTTGTCATGAAGGGCCTTTTTGCCACCATCACAAATGCCAACTGGGATAAGCCTCTTTTTATTGAAAGAATCAGGAAAGGCCTGGCTTTACGTGATCAGCTTAAAAACAGGCTTCAGCAAACGGATGCTGCGGCTTTGAATGATGCACCCGAATGTGCGTTGTGGTTTGCCGATGACCAGGTTGCCTATGAAACCAAAGCGGCATTCGTGGGATACCTTTCAATTGAAAACGAAGATACCAGGTCGTTAAGAGCACTTATTATCTTTGGTTTAAAGGGCATGGCTGCCTATGCTGAACATGCTTACAATCTTGGACTTGAAGATGAAAATGTATACCTTTTCATGCATAAAGCCCTTGTTGCCACAACAGATGATTCTTTGAGTGCTGATGATTTATTGAAACTCGTGAATGAAACCGGTCAATACGGTGTCACCGTGATGGCTATGCTTGATAAGGCCAATACCTCACGCTACGGAAATCCTGAAATGACCAAAGTGAATATTGGAGTTCGCAATAATCCCGGCATCCTTGTAAGCGGTCATGATTTGCGTGATCTTGAAGATCTGCTTGAACAGACTGTAAATACAGGTGTTGACGTATATACTCACAGTGAAATGCTTCCGGCCCATTATTACCCGTTCTTTAAAAAATATGCTCATTTTGCCGGCAACTATGGTAATGCATGGTGGAAACAGCGTGAAGAGTTTCAGTCATTTAACGGTCCGGTTTTATTCACAACCAATTGTCTTGTTTCTCCTTTGCCCGGAGCATCGTATTACGACAGGGTGTATACCACGGGTGAAGCCGGTTTTGAAGGTTTCCCGCATATTGCCGACCGTATAAACGGCAATCCGAAAGATTTCAGTAACCTGATCGAACATGCGAAACAATGCCAGCCCCCGGTTGCTATTGAAAACGGATACATAACCGGCGGTTTTGCCCATGCTCAGGTATTTGCACTGGCTGATAAGGTGGTTGAAGCCGTAAAGACCGGCGCAATAAAAAAGTTCCTTGTAATGGCAGGTTGTGATGGCCGGATGAAAAGCCGTGAATATTATACCGGGTTCGCTGAAGCATTGCCTGGGGATACAGTAATTCTTACTGCAGGATGTGCAAAATACCGTTACAATAAGCTCAATCTGGGGGACATCAATGGAATACCCAGGATTCTTGACGCCGGCCAGTGCAACGATTCGTATTCACTCGCTGTTGTAGCTTTAAAACTGAAGGAAATTTTTGCCCTGAATGATATCAATGACTTACCGATTGAATATAATATTGCATGGTACGAGCAAAAAGCGGTAATCGTTTTGTTGGCTCTCCTGTATCTTGGTGTTCGGAAGATTCACCTCGGACCAACATTACCCGCATTCCTTTCTCCGAACGTGGCAAGGATAATCACTGAAAAATTCGGGGTTTCCGGAATCGAAACGGTTGAGAGTGATATCGAAAAAATGGTTGGCTGCACAGTCTAA
- a CDS encoding 4Fe-4S dicluster domain-containing protein, giving the protein MVREVVKIDENLCNGCGLCIPGCHEGALQIIDGKARLISDLMCDGLGACLGHCPQGAISIEKREAEAYDETGVMEIMVKKGKNTVVAHLKHLKDHNETEFLKQGVSYLKQHENELTFSVPEVISEVHNSGSCHGGCPGSAEREIKRDRHTATGSQSQKTFAGLSMAEPVAEEINSSELRQWPVQLHLVNPNAPYFRNSDVLIAADCTAYALGNFHGKYLKGKTLAIGCPKLDSNQETYLNKITAMIDYAAINTITVMIMQVPCCSGLLRLVQQAVSVARRKVPVKMLVVSIEGEVIKEEWV; this is encoded by the coding sequence ATGGTACGGGAAGTTGTTAAAATAGATGAGAATTTGTGTAACGGTTGCGGACTTTGCATCCCCGGCTGTCACGAAGGAGCCCTGCAGATAATCGATGGCAAAGCCCGGCTCATCAGTGATCTCATGTGTGACGGACTTGGCGCCTGCCTTGGTCATTGTCCACAGGGTGCCATCAGCATCGAAAAGCGCGAGGCTGAAGCTTATGATGAAACCGGTGTCATGGAGATCATGGTTAAAAAAGGAAAAAACACCGTGGTGGCACATCTGAAGCACCTGAAAGACCACAATGAAACTGAATTTCTGAAACAGGGAGTCAGCTATTTAAAACAGCATGAGAACGAGCTCACTTTCAGTGTACCTGAAGTTATCAGCGAGGTTCATAATTCCGGCAGCTGCCATGGCGGTTGCCCTGGCAGTGCTGAAAGAGAAATCAAGCGCGATCGCCATACCGCAACAGGCAGCCAATCACAGAAGACTTTTGCCGGGTTATCCATGGCAGAGCCGGTAGCAGAGGAAATAAATTCAAGCGAGCTCAGACAATGGCCGGTTCAACTGCACCTTGTTAATCCTAATGCACCATACTTTAGAAACTCAGACGTGTTGATTGCGGCGGATTGCACGGCATACGCATTGGGTAATTTTCACGGTAAGTACCTGAAAGGTAAAACGCTTGCCATTGGATGTCCGAAACTGGATTCAAACCAGGAAACCTATCTGAATAAAATAACAGCTATGATTGATTATGCTGCCATTAATACGATCACTGTAATGATTATGCAGGTGCCTTGTTGCAGTGGATTGCTGAGGCTTGTGCAGCAGGCCGTTTCCGTCGCCCGTCGCAAAGTTCCGGTTAAGATGCTGGTGGTATCCATTGAAGGAGAAGTGATTAAGGAGGAATGGGTTTGA
- a CDS encoding Crp/Fnr family transcriptional regulator, translated as MENFFRALSQTNIFKGLTEKDISDLMTEKPFRLKEYGRDEYIAYSNDLCNDMLIVVAGAVRGEMTDFSGRKLKIEDIPAPRPLAVAFIFGRENRYPVDIIANEPSTIMVIPRDVLIYLLQKSQVVLRNYLNAISSRTQFLSNKIRFLSFKSIREKIANYILSGLKPGNDKIILNQSQTELADFFGVARPSLARAFAEMEQEGMLKVERREITIINKEKLNKLLVN; from the coding sequence ATGGAAAATTTTTTCAGGGCATTATCGCAAACGAATATCTTCAAAGGACTTACTGAAAAGGACATCAGTGATTTAATGACTGAGAAGCCTTTTCGGCTGAAAGAATATGGCAGGGACGAATACATTGCCTATAGCAACGACCTTTGCAATGATATGCTCATAGTGGTTGCCGGAGCGGTGAGAGGAGAAATGACTGATTTTTCAGGACGGAAGCTGAAGATTGAAGATATTCCAGCACCCCGCCCGCTGGCAGTGGCGTTTATTTTCGGCAGGGAAAACCGCTACCCGGTTGATATCATCGCAAACGAACCATCGACCATTATGGTCATCCCCCGCGATGTACTGATCTACCTGCTGCAAAAAAGCCAGGTGGTTTTGCGCAATTATCTCAACGCAATTTCAAGCCGAACCCAATTCCTTTCAAATAAGATCCGTTTCCTGTCTTTTAAGTCGATTCGTGAAAAGATTGCCAATTACATCCTTTCCGGATTAAAACCCGGAAACGATAAAATTATCCTTAATCAATCACAGACTGAACTGGCTGATTTTTTTGGAGTAGCCAGGCCTTCGCTGGCGCGGGCATTCGCTGAAATGGAACAAGAAGGCATGCTGAAGGTTGAAAGACGCGAAATCACCATAATAAATAAAGAAAAATTGAATAAATTGCTTGTCAATTGA
- a CDS encoding heavy metal-binding domain-containing protein — protein sequence MQNLIVTTTPNLDGKKITRYYGIVSGEAIIGANLFRDLFAGIRDIVGGRSGSYEEVLREAKQNALSEMEENARRMGANAVVGVDLDYETVGSNGSMLMVTAAGTAVFVE from the coding sequence ATGCAGAACCTTATCGTCACTACCACCCCAAACCTGGATGGTAAGAAAATCACCCGTTATTATGGCATTGTCAGCGGCGAAGCGATCATTGGTGCAAACCTTTTCCGTGACCTGTTTGCAGGTATAAGAGATATTGTCGGAGGCCGCTCAGGATCCTATGAAGAAGTATTGAGAGAAGCCAAACAGAATGCGCTCAGCGAAATGGAAGAAAATGCACGCAGAATGGGCGCCAATGCCGTTGTAGGTGTTGACCTTGATTATGAAACGGTAGGCTCAAACGGCAGCATGTTGATGGTAACGGCTGCAGGAACCGCCGTGTTTGTTGAATAA
- a CDS encoding DNA-3-methyladenine glycosylase I, producing the protein MDELSRCGWSRNYPLMNQYHDEEWGVPLYDENRVFEMFSLDCFQAGLSWNTILNKREAFRAAFDNFNIDKVALYDQQKIDSLMANPGIVRNRLKIPAVIQNARIAQEVRKEFGSFSNYIWSFSDGKTIQNHWKEMKDIPVTSAVSDAMSKDMIRRGFKFAGSTILYAFMQSIGMVNDHITMCYRHAELL; encoded by the coding sequence ATGGATGAATTAAGCCGGTGCGGATGGTCAAGGAATTACCCGTTGATGAATCAATACCATGATGAGGAATGGGGTGTGCCTTTATATGATGAGAACAGGGTATTTGAGATGTTCTCCCTCGACTGCTTCCAGGCGGGGCTGAGCTGGAATACCATTCTGAATAAAAGGGAGGCATTCAGGGCAGCATTTGACAACTTTAACATTGACAAGGTTGCCCTTTATGATCAGCAAAAAATTGATTCATTAATGGCAAATCCCGGCATCGTGAGAAACCGGCTTAAAATTCCGGCAGTTATTCAGAATGCACGCATTGCACAGGAAGTTCGCAAAGAGTTCGGGAGTTTTTCGAACTACATCTGGAGTTTTTCAGACGGTAAAACAATCCAGAATCACTGGAAAGAAATGAAAGATATCCCGGTTACTTCAGCGGTTTCTGACGCCATGAGTAAGGATATGATCCGGCGTGGCTTTAAATTCGCCGGATCCACCATTTTATATGCCTTTATGCAATCGATTGGTATGGTCAACGATCATATAACGATGTGTTACAGGCATGCGGAATTATTATAG
- the lipA gene encoding lipoyl synthase encodes MDNHLITRQRLPHWMKMKRANGETYSRVKNLVLRQNLHTICTSGNCPNIGECWNHGTATFMILGNICTRRCKFCSVPTGKPLAVDWSEPDRLAESVKTMSVKHCVITSVDRDDLEDLGAGLWTAAIRRVKQVNPETTMEVLIPDFQGRKELVGRIIDEKPEVISHNLETVERLSRQIRSKARYHISLEVLRHIADSGITAKSGIMLGLGEREDEVLATMDNLLEAGVKVMTIGQYLQPTLDHMPVAEYIHPDVFQKYNEIGIGKGFVVVESSPLVRSSYHAEKHIV; translated from the coding sequence TTGGATAACCATCTTATAACACGGCAGCGCCTTCCGCACTGGATGAAAATGAAACGGGCCAACGGGGAAACCTATTCCCGGGTAAAAAATTTGGTCCTCCGCCAGAATCTTCACACCATCTGCACAAGCGGAAACTGTCCGAACATTGGCGAATGCTGGAATCACGGCACAGCCACATTCATGATACTGGGAAACATCTGCACCCGCAGGTGCAAATTCTGTTCCGTGCCCACAGGAAAACCACTGGCAGTCGACTGGAGCGAACCCGACAGGCTGGCGGAGTCCGTAAAAACAATGAGTGTGAAGCATTGTGTGATTACATCGGTTGACAGGGATGACCTGGAGGATTTGGGTGCCGGATTATGGACCGCCGCCATCAGGAGGGTAAAACAAGTCAATCCTGAAACCACGATGGAAGTGCTTATTCCCGATTTCCAGGGCCGCAAAGAACTGGTTGGGAGAATTATCGATGAAAAACCTGAAGTAATTTCCCATAATCTTGAAACAGTTGAACGCTTAAGTCGCCAGATAAGGAGCAAAGCCCGTTATCACATCAGTCTCGAAGTTTTAAGGCATATTGCTGATTCAGGGATCACTGCAAAGTCGGGTATTATGCTTGGATTAGGCGAACGAGAAGATGAAGTTCTGGCAACCATGGACAATTTGTTAGAGGCGGGTGTAAAAGTGATGACAATCGGTCAGTATCTGCAGCCCACCCTTGATCACATGCCGGTAGCGGAATACATCCATCCTGATGTTTTTCAGAAGTACAATGAGATAGGAATTGGCAAAGGATTTGTTGTAGTTGAAAGCAGCCCGCTCGTAAGATCATCTTATCATGCGGAAAAACATATAGTATGA
- a CDS encoding acylphosphatase has product MIHKNIHITGRVQGVGFRYATRNAARQFSVTGFVRNLPDGNVYIEAESTPEQMELFISWCWEGPPRADVKYLDLTDGEVRGFEEFVIK; this is encoded by the coding sequence TTGATACACAAAAACATCCATATTACCGGTCGCGTGCAGGGCGTAGGTTTCCGCTATGCCACACGGAATGCGGCCCGCCAATTTTCGGTTACCGGTTTTGTGAGGAATCTGCCGGACGGAAATGTATACATTGAAGCCGAAAGCACCCCTGAACAGATGGAACTTTTCATATCCTGGTGTTGGGAAGGACCACCCAGGGCTGATGTAAAATACCTGGATTTAACGGACGGGGAGGTGAGAGGGTTTGAGGAGTTTGTGATAAAATGA
- a CDS encoding glutathione peroxidase translates to MISAPQFAQQAKSFYDFKVKDIDGKPFDLSSLKGKKVLVVNTASKCGNTPQYSDLEKLYEEYKNKNFVIIGFPANNFMGQEPGSNDEIKTFCTKNYGVTFPMMSKISVKGKDMDPLYKWLTEKELNGKMDSDVSWNFQKYMIDEKGQLVGYANPKEKPYSEKIMNWLKN, encoded by the coding sequence ATGATTTCTGCACCACAATTTGCCCAACAGGCTAAATCTTTTTATGATTTTAAGGTTAAAGACATTGATGGTAAACCTTTTGATCTTTCATCACTGAAAGGTAAAAAAGTACTGGTTGTGAACACTGCATCCAAATGTGGTAATACTCCTCAATATTCCGATCTTGAAAAGCTTTACGAAGAATACAAGAATAAGAATTTCGTAATTATTGGTTTCCCCGCCAATAACTTCATGGGACAGGAACCGGGCTCCAATGATGAGATCAAGACTTTCTGTACGAAAAACTACGGGGTGACTTTCCCGATGATGTCAAAGATTTCGGTAAAGGGCAAGGATATGGATCCGCTTTATAAATGGCTTACTGAAAAAGAACTCAATGGAAAAATGGATTCAGACGTAAGCTGGAATTTCCAGAAATACATGATCGACGAAAAGGGTCAGCTTGTAGGTTATGCTAACCCAAAGGAAAAACCGTATTCTGAGAAGATTATGAATTGGCTGAAGAACTAG